Proteins found in one Quercus robur chromosome 2, dhQueRobu3.1, whole genome shotgun sequence genomic segment:
- the LOC126699113 gene encoding uncharacterized protein LOC126699113: MSVARLSTEDNDRESKKSKKGALLVLGFLDEDKIGTIQPHDDALVVTLRIGGFDVKRVLVDQGSAVEVMYPDLYRGVNLKPKDLTAYDSPLVSFEGKTVTSRGQIRLSIQTGLDVVEVDFIVVDTYSPYTAIMARPWLHALGVVSSTLHQKVKYPSEGQVEEIVGN, translated from the coding sequence ATGTCTGTGGCTCGGCTATCCACCGAGGACAACGATCGGGAGTCCAAAAAGTCCAAGAAAGGAGCCTTACTTGTGTTGGGATTCTTAGACGAGGATAAGATCGGAACCATCCAACCCCATGACGATGCTCTAGTAGTTACACTCAGGATTGGGGGGTTTGATGTGAAGAGAGTACTGGTAGATCAGGGCAGTGCtgtggaagtaatgtacccTGACCTGTACAGGGGGGTGAACCTAAAGCCTAAAGACCTAACGGCGTATGATTCCCCTTTAGTGAGTTTCGAAGGGAAAACCGTTACATCGAGGGGACAGATTAGACTGTCCATACAGACCGGTTTAGACGTGGTGGAGGTAGATTTCATTGTGGTCGATACCTATTCGCCTTACACAGCTATAATGGCCAGACCTTGGCTCCACGCCTTGGGAGTCGTTTCTTCTACGCTTCACCAAAAGGTGAAATACCCGTCGGAAGGCCAAGTCGAGGAGATTGTGGGAAATTAG
- the LOC126699104 gene encoding uncharacterized protein LOC126699104, whose translation MGSQQQGNSPDPEIELNRENERNLEGSVHVTQMNRSPSQHRTRGDEVVQQLENRLHRSYKQLTQAFGSRFIMNSRAPLPLSSLLSLSMREGEILKAYSDKYWEMYNEIDDNYDDVAISTFKSCLPTKHDLRKSLTGKPVTSIRQLMDRIDKYKRVEEDQLQRKGKEKIIPHKRNDFRSERYNNNHPRRDFAGQLGSTNTQIVNAVFKEPIHQVLEKVKNEPFFKWPNKMAGDSSNLNQSLYC comes from the exons ATGGGGTCTCAACAACAGGGTAATTCCCCTGACCCTGAAATTGAACTAAATCGGGAAAACGAAAGAAATCTAGAGGGGAGTGTGCATGTTACCCAAATGAACAGAAGCCCCTCTCAG CATAGGACtcgtggcgatgaggtggttcaacagcttGAAAATAGACTCCATAgatcctacaagcagctcacccAAGCCTTTGGCTCTCGTTTCATTATGAATAGCAGGGCTCCTCTGCCTCTGAGTTCATTGTTGTCATTGTCCATGCGCGAAGGAGAAATTTTAAAAGCATACTCGGACAAATATTGGGAAATGTACAATGAGATAGACGACAACTATGACGATGTCGCCATCAGCACATTTAAAAGTTGTCTCCCCACTAagcatgatttgaggaaatcCTTGACTGGTAAGCCTGTTACCAGCATTCGTCAACTTATGGACCGGATTGACAAatacaaaagggtggaagagGACCAATtacaaaggaaaggaaaggaaaagatcATCCCTCATAAGAGGAATGATTTTAGGTCTGAACGATACAACAATAACCATCCAAGGAGAGATTTCGCAGGCCAATTAGGATCAACCAACACGCAAATAGTTAACGCTGTATTCAAAGAACCGATACACCAGGTTTTAGAGAAAGTCAAGAATGAGCCATTCTTCAAGTGGCCAAATAAGATGGCTGGAGACTCTTCAAATCTCAACCAGAGTCTGTATTGTTAG